One genomic segment of Amycolatopsis sp. WQ 127309 includes these proteins:
- a CDS encoding DNA polymerase III subunit delta', with protein MTTTERIGVWNQLVGQEPAVETLTAAASAAAKIVAGEPAPPGAMTHAWLITGPAGSGRSVAARTFAAGLQCSTGTGCDACPGCHTTMAGTHADVRLVVPEGLSISVAEMRALVQAAARRPTTGSWQVVIIEDADRLTEGASNALLKAVEEPPDRTVFLLCAPSDHPEDVSVTIRSRCRLVNLRTPPPEAIADVLVRRDHVDPEQAQWAAAVCGGHVGRARRLATDEAARQRRATVLRIPLGLRRPSDVFTCADQLISAAEADAGEASKGRDEDERNSLRTAMGGDGVGKGVAGAKRAAEAAVKQLEKKQKSRATRTQRDTLDLALIDLAGFYRDVLVTTTRSGATLNHPDHFDQIAEAATAWTPESALRRLEAVLECREAIDLNVKPRIAVEAMVTTLRQG; from the coding sequence GTGACGACGACCGAACGCATCGGCGTCTGGAACCAGCTGGTCGGCCAGGAACCCGCGGTCGAAACCCTGACGGCGGCCGCGTCCGCCGCGGCGAAGATCGTCGCCGGGGAGCCCGCGCCGCCCGGCGCGATGACGCACGCCTGGCTGATCACCGGCCCGGCCGGGTCCGGCCGCTCGGTGGCCGCCCGGACGTTCGCCGCGGGCCTGCAGTGCAGCACCGGCACCGGTTGTGACGCCTGCCCCGGCTGCCACACGACGATGGCGGGCACCCACGCCGACGTCCGGCTCGTCGTGCCCGAAGGCCTGTCGATCTCGGTCGCCGAGATGCGTGCGCTGGTCCAGGCCGCGGCGCGCCGCCCGACCACCGGCAGCTGGCAGGTCGTGATCATCGAGGACGCCGACCGGCTCACCGAAGGCGCGTCGAACGCGCTGCTGAAGGCCGTCGAAGAACCGCCGGACCGCACGGTGTTCCTGCTCTGCGCGCCGTCGGACCACCCCGAGGACGTCTCCGTGACGATCCGTTCGCGCTGCCGCCTGGTGAACCTGCGGACGCCGCCGCCGGAGGCGATCGCCGACGTGCTCGTGCGCCGGGACCACGTCGACCCGGAGCAGGCGCAGTGGGCCGCCGCGGTCTGCGGCGGGCACGTCGGCCGCGCGCGCCGGCTCGCCACCGACGAGGCCGCGCGCCAGCGTCGCGCCACGGTCCTGCGGATCCCGCTCGGCCTGCGCCGCCCCAGTGACGTCTTCACCTGCGCCGACCAGCTGATCAGCGCGGCGGAGGCCGACGCGGGCGAGGCGAGCAAGGGCCGCGACGAGGACGAGCGCAACTCGTTGCGCACGGCGATGGGCGGCGACGGCGTCGGCAAGGGCGTCGCGGGGGCCAAGCGGGCCGCGGAAGCCGCGGTGAAGCAGCTGGAGAAGAAGCAGAAGTCCCGCGCCACCCGCACCCAGCGGGACACGCTGGATCTGGCGCTGATCGACCTCGCGGGCTTCTACCGCGACGTCCTGGTGACGACGACCCGCTCCGGCGCGACGCTCAACCACCCCGACCACTTCGACCAGATCGCCGAAGCCGCGACGGCGTGGACCCCGGAGTCGGCGCTGCGCCGTCTCGAAGCGGTGCTGGAATGCCGCGAGGCGATCGACCTGAACGTGAAGCCCCGCATCGCCGTCGAGGCGATGGTCACCACGCTTCGCCAGGGCTGA